From Nitrospirota bacterium, the proteins below share one genomic window:
- a CDS encoding caspase family protein, translating into MRTPPIYGLFTGGLTVITLLFLAAACSTVPFQAKYEGKPEIPSLDLGRMPMKAALIIPDAANQTFASPEFSCPLLTHSSAVKVSPEPALVRSGIPVLSQLFDGLDFYASKAEVRSQYDLYIEATPPALRFAEGDCDTATHFILELTGIGTPFGIMAHFESLPDIKGVFETTVTVQDRQGNRLLPDSPFRAEGTVLWGNNLVPQLKSDASVGKNVEYLMGKLFKEVAVGLNSSSKLQQYARTVKQESAPLLARPPAAPERATGSSVPDVDIPPAAMTRASKNRHAVVIGIEQYRQKLPQADYAANDARVMAEYLTKVLGYPEENIAVLLNDKAARTDLEKYFEGWLPNRVEKGDSVFVYFSGHGAPNPKTGKAFLVPYDGDPSFVDQTGYPLDRLYDRLAKLPAKEIVVVLDSCFSGAGGRSVIAKGMRPMVLSIENPVLAGGKTAVIAASSGDQVSSTYDQYKHGLLTYYLLRGLRGEADRDQTGTVDLAELFEYLKPQVERTARREFNNEQTPQLLGSPDLLKRGVRLIDRPKP; encoded by the coding sequence ATGCGGACCCCACCGATCTATGGTCTCTTCACCGGAGGCCTGACGGTCATCACCCTGCTCTTCCTGGCCGCCGCCTGTTCGACCGTCCCCTTCCAGGCGAAGTATGAAGGGAAACCGGAGATTCCCTCCCTGGACCTCGGGCGCATGCCCATGAAAGCCGCACTGATCATCCCGGATGCAGCCAATCAGACTTTCGCCAGTCCGGAGTTTTCCTGCCCACTACTGACTCACTCCTCCGCGGTGAAGGTTTCCCCCGAGCCTGCTTTGGTTCGGAGCGGCATCCCTGTGTTGTCTCAACTGTTCGACGGGCTCGATTTCTATGCGAGCAAGGCCGAAGTACGGAGCCAGTACGATCTCTATATCGAGGCGACGCCCCCGGCGCTGAGGTTTGCGGAAGGAGATTGTGACACGGCCACCCATTTCATCCTGGAGCTCACTGGCATCGGGACTCCTTTCGGGATCATGGCGCACTTCGAATCCCTTCCCGACATCAAAGGCGTATTCGAGACGACGGTCACCGTGCAGGATCGCCAAGGGAACAGGCTGCTGCCCGATTCGCCGTTCAGGGCCGAGGGAACGGTTCTGTGGGGAAACAACTTGGTTCCCCAGTTGAAATCGGATGCGAGCGTGGGGAAGAACGTCGAGTACCTCATGGGCAAGCTCTTCAAGGAGGTTGCCGTCGGCCTCAACTCCTCGTCCAAGCTCCAGCAATATGCCCGGACGGTCAAACAGGAATCCGCCCCGCTGCTCGCCCGACCGCCAGCCGCACCGGAGCGAGCAACCGGGTCCTCCGTGCCGGACGTGGACATCCCGCCGGCGGCCATGACCAGGGCGAGCAAGAATCGGCATGCGGTCGTGATCGGGATCGAGCAGTACCGGCAGAAGCTGCCGCAGGCCGATTATGCGGCCAACGATGCCCGCGTTATGGCCGAGTATTTGACGAAGGTGCTGGGATATCCGGAGGAAAATATCGCGGTGCTGCTGAATGACAAGGCGGCCAGGACCGACCTAGAAAAATATTTCGAAGGTTGGCTCCCCAATCGGGTGGAGAAGGGCGATTCGGTCTTTGTCTATTTCTCCGGGCACGGCGCCCCCAATCCCAAGACGGGCAAGGCCTTTCTCGTCCCCTATGACGGAGACCCCTCGTTCGTGGATCAGACCGGCTATCCGCTGGACCGACTGTATGACCGTCTCGCCAAGCTCCCGGCCAAGGAGATCGTCGTGGTCCTGGACTCCTGTTTCTCAGGAGCCGGCGGGCGATCGGTGATCGCCAAAGGCATGCGGCCGATGGTCCTGTCCATCGAGAACCCGGTCCTGGCGGGCGGGAAGACCGCCGTGATCGCGGCGAGCTCCGGCGACCAGGTCTCCAGCACCTACGACCAGTACAAGCACGGGCTCCTGACCTATTACCTGTTGCGGGGGTTGCGCGGGGAGGCGGACCGTGATCAAACCGGAACGGTTGATCTGGCCGAACTGTTCGAGTACCTGAAACCCCAGGTGGAGCGGACGGCGCGGCGCGAGTTCAACAACGAGCAGACCCCGCAGCTCCTCGGCAGCCCCGACCTGCTCAAGCGCGGCGTCCGGCTGATTGACCGGCCCAAGCCGTAG
- a CDS encoding ROK family protein — protein sequence MAKTEQAGSPRTLSVDIGGSGVKALVLDERGKPLTTRARVKTPKPATPKAVLDVIVGLAKAKGTFDRASVGFPGVVRNGVTVTAPNLDGAWQGHKLASALSRLLRKPVRVANDADVQGFGAIAGKGVELVITLGTGMGSALFVDGRLVPNLELGHHPFRRGKTYEDQLGNAALKKVGPAKWNKRLARAIKTLGRVFNYDRLYIGGGNTKHITIPLPADVTIVPNEAGLYGGIALWK from the coding sequence ATGGCCAAGACGGAGCAGGCCGGTTCCCCGCGGACCCTCTCCGTGGACATCGGCGGAAGCGGAGTCAAGGCGCTCGTGCTGGACGAGCGGGGCAAGCCGCTCACGACCCGCGCGCGGGTCAAGACCCCCAAGCCGGCCACCCCGAAGGCGGTGCTGGACGTCATCGTCGGGCTCGCCAAGGCGAAAGGGACGTTCGATCGGGCGTCCGTCGGCTTCCCCGGCGTCGTGCGGAACGGCGTCACGGTCACGGCGCCGAACCTGGATGGGGCCTGGCAAGGCCACAAGCTCGCCAGCGCCTTGAGCCGGCTGCTGCGGAAGCCGGTGCGCGTGGCCAACGACGCCGACGTGCAGGGCTTCGGGGCCATTGCCGGAAAAGGCGTCGAACTGGTCATCACCCTGGGAACCGGCATGGGCTCCGCTCTCTTTGTGGACGGCCGCCTCGTGCCAAACCTGGAGCTGGGGCACCATCCGTTCCGGCGGGGAAAGACCTACGAGGACCAGCTCGGCAACGCGGCGCTCAAGAAGGTGGGGCCAGCCAAGTGGAACAAGCGGCTCGCGCGCGCCATCAAGACGCTCGGCCGGGTGTTCAACTACGACCGGCTCTACATCGGCGGCGGCAACACCAAGCACATCACGATTCCCCTCCCCGCCGACGTGACGATCGTTCCCAACGAGGCGGGGCTCTACGGTGGCATCGCCCTCTGGAAATAG
- a CDS encoding glycoside hydrolase family 15 protein, which yields MPRDLPIGNGSLLVNFDCNYQLRDLYWPHVGLENHSKGQVFRFGVWADGVFKWLDDPGWSRTMCYAHETLVTEVQLSHPDLQLDLVCHDAVDFHENLYLRRVDVNNRLDRERQVRLFFHHDLHIASHEVGDTAYYEPERRAVYHYKGPRWFLINGATPGKRPEDAKDSVEGWHIGLQQWACGHKGVHNLQGTWRDAEDGILSGNPIAQGSVDSTVALHLTLPAQTTQSAYYWLAVGPDFEEVTRINRAVRQRGPWSFLNRTSSYWHLWLDTHRPQFADLSEDVSRLYLLSLLILRTQVDNEGAILAANDSDIASSVRDTYSYMWPRDGALVAYALDMAGYLDITRLFYKFCRDVISKEGYLLHKYNPDRTLASSWHPWMRDGRKDLPIQEDETALVLWALWKHFEKWKDIEYVKPLYRSLIIRAANFLASYRDQRTGLPLPSYDLWEERRGVLAFTTAAVWAGLTAAAKFARAFGESAVADQYEAAAAQMKAGVETVLFRPERDRFVRMANRRPDGSWEFDETIDASLYGLWHFGMFPADDWRIVKTMKAVQERLWIKTGVGGVARYDNDYYHQQSQDLANVPGNPWFICTLWLAQWMIATARSRQDLKPAVELLEWCARHGLPSGVLAEQVHPNTHAPLSVSPLTWSHGTFVMTVQDYLARWRALLG from the coding sequence ATGCCCCGCGATCTGCCGATCGGAAACGGCTCCCTGCTCGTCAACTTCGACTGCAACTACCAACTGCGGGATCTCTACTGGCCGCACGTCGGCCTGGAAAACCATTCCAAGGGCCAGGTCTTCCGCTTCGGGGTCTGGGCGGACGGGGTCTTCAAGTGGCTGGACGATCCCGGCTGGTCCCGCACGATGTGCTACGCGCACGAGACCCTGGTCACGGAGGTTCAGCTTTCGCATCCCGACCTGCAGCTCGATCTCGTGTGCCACGACGCGGTGGACTTCCACGAGAACCTGTACCTGCGGCGCGTTGACGTGAACAACCGGCTCGACCGGGAGCGGCAAGTCCGGCTGTTCTTCCACCACGACCTGCACATCGCCTCGCACGAGGTCGGCGACACGGCCTACTACGAGCCGGAGCGGCGCGCGGTCTACCACTACAAGGGTCCCCGCTGGTTCCTGATCAACGGGGCCACGCCGGGAAAGCGTCCGGAGGACGCCAAGGACTCGGTGGAGGGATGGCACATCGGCCTCCAGCAGTGGGCCTGCGGGCACAAGGGGGTCCACAACCTCCAGGGCACTTGGCGGGACGCGGAGGACGGCATCCTCTCCGGCAACCCGATCGCCCAGGGCTCGGTGGACTCGACCGTCGCGCTGCACCTCACCCTGCCCGCCCAGACCACTCAGAGCGCCTACTACTGGCTCGCCGTGGGCCCGGACTTCGAAGAGGTCACCCGCATCAACCGCGCGGTGCGCCAGCGGGGGCCCTGGAGCTTCCTCAATCGGACCTCCTCCTATTGGCACCTCTGGCTGGATACGCACCGGCCCCAGTTCGCCGACCTGTCCGAGGACGTCAGCCGCCTGTATCTGCTCAGCCTCCTCATTTTGCGGACGCAGGTCGACAACGAGGGAGCGATCCTGGCCGCGAACGACTCGGACATCGCCTCCTCGGTGCGCGACACCTATTCCTACATGTGGCCGAGGGACGGGGCGCTGGTGGCCTACGCGTTGGACATGGCCGGCTACCTGGACATCACCCGGCTGTTCTACAAGTTCTGCCGGGACGTGATCAGCAAGGAGGGGTACCTGCTCCACAAGTACAATCCGGACCGGACCCTGGCCTCGAGCTGGCACCCGTGGATGAGGGACGGCCGCAAGGACCTGCCGATCCAGGAGGACGAGACCGCGCTCGTCCTGTGGGCGCTCTGGAAGCACTTCGAGAAGTGGAAGGACATCGAGTACGTCAAGCCGCTCTACCGCTCCCTCATCATCCGGGCGGCCAATTTCCTCGCGTCGTACCGCGACCAGCGGACTGGCCTGCCGCTGCCGTCCTACGATTTGTGGGAGGAGCGACGCGGCGTGCTGGCCTTCACCACGGCGGCGGTCTGGGCCGGTTTGACGGCGGCGGCGAAATTCGCCAGGGCCTTCGGCGAGTCGGCGGTGGCCGACCAGTACGAGGCCGCCGCGGCCCAGATGAAAGCCGGGGTCGAGACGGTGCTCTTTCGGCCGGAGCGGGACCGTTTCGTGCGCATGGCCAACCGCAGGCCGGACGGAAGTTGGGAGTTCGACGAGACGATCGACGCGTCCCTCTACGGGCTCTGGCACTTCGGCATGTTCCCGGCCGACGACTGGCGCATCGTCAAGACCATGAAGGCGGTGCAGGAGCGTCTCTGGATCAAGACCGGGGTGGGCGGGGTCGCGCGCTACGACAACGACTACTATCACCAGCAGAGCCAGGACCTGGCGAACGTGCCGGGCAATCCCTGGTTCATCTGCACGCTCTGGCTGGCGCAGTGGATGATTGCCACGGCCAGGTCGCGCCAGGACCTCAAACCGGCGGTCGAGCTGCTGGAATGGTGCGCCAGGCACGGGTTGCCGTCCGGAGTCCTCGCGGAGCAGGTGCATCCCAACACCCACGCTCCCCTCTCCGTTTCGCCCCTGACCTGGAGCCACGGGACGTTCGTCATGACAGTCCAGGACTATCTGGCCAGGTGGCGGGCTCTGTTGGGATAA
- a CDS encoding SAM-dependent chlorinase/fluorinase: protein MASAISLITLLTDFGTRDYFVASMKGVILNVNPQARIVDLSHEVAPQSVEEAAYLLKSCYKYFPDGTVHVAVVDPGVGSKRRPLLVSTSRYHFVAPDNGLLTYILDEDLGVEIRTIENKQYRLDSEGATFDGRDLFAPAAAWLTRGQPPGSYGRLIRDPVKLPIKEPVVQDKVLRGEVVYVDRYGNLISNITPLHLKEIQGVARKSESDLTIRLGGVSIQGLVTCYADGDRHKPHALINSNGQVEIFLKEGSAADAFKCGRGEKIDVF, encoded by the coding sequence ATGGCGAGCGCCATTTCCCTCATCACCCTCCTGACCGATTTCGGCACCCGCGACTACTTCGTGGCCAGCATGAAGGGGGTGATCTTGAACGTGAACCCCCAGGCCCGCATCGTGGACCTTTCCCACGAGGTTGCGCCCCAATCGGTCGAAGAGGCGGCCTATCTCCTCAAATCCTGCTACAAGTACTTCCCGGACGGGACGGTGCACGTGGCGGTCGTGGATCCGGGAGTCGGAAGCAAGCGGCGGCCCTTGCTGGTCTCCACCTCCCGCTACCACTTCGTGGCTCCGGACAACGGGCTCCTGACCTACATCCTCGACGAAGATCTGGGCGTCGAAATCCGCACGATCGAGAACAAGCAGTACCGGCTGGACTCGGAGGGGGCCACCTTCGACGGGCGGGACCTCTTCGCGCCGGCCGCCGCCTGGCTGACCAGGGGCCAGCCGCCCGGCTCCTACGGCCGGCTGATCCGGGACCCGGTGAAGCTGCCGATCAAGGAGCCGGTCGTTCAGGACAAAGTGCTGCGCGGCGAGGTCGTTTACGTGGACCGGTACGGGAACCTGATCTCGAACATCACCCCGCTGCATTTGAAGGAGATTCAGGGAGTAGCGAGGAAGTCCGAGTCGGACTTGACGATCCGGCTCGGCGGCGTGAGCATCCAGGGGCTCGTGACCTGCTACGCGGACGGCGACCGGCACAAACCCCATGCCCTCATCAACAGCAACGGTCAGGTGGAGATTTTCCTCAAGGAAGGCAGCGCCGCCGACGCGTTCAAGTGCGGCCGCGGCGAAAAGATCGACGTCTTCTGA
- the greA gene encoding transcription elongation factor GreA encodes MPTPITKKGYDALKAELDRLKKVERPKVIEAIAEARSHGDLSENAEYEAAKERQGFIESRITELERKLADARIIDTSKLASETVVFGATVVLLDVEANQKKQYTLVGQDEADLKNGKISVQSPVGKALIGRRVGDLVEVTTPAKVVEYEIREIRFEEL; translated from the coding sequence ATGCCGACACCGATCACGAAGAAAGGATACGACGCGCTCAAGGCCGAGCTGGATCGGCTGAAGAAGGTGGAGCGCCCGAAGGTCATCGAGGCCATCGCCGAGGCCCGGTCCCACGGGGACCTGAGCGAAAACGCCGAGTACGAGGCGGCGAAGGAGCGGCAGGGCTTCATCGAGTCCCGCATCACCGAGCTGGAGCGGAAGCTGGCGGACGCCCGCATCATCGACACGTCCAAGCTGGCGAGCGAGACCGTGGTCTTCGGTGCGACCGTGGTGCTGCTGGACGTCGAAGCGAACCAGAAGAAGCAGTACACGCTGGTGGGGCAGGACGAAGCGGACCTCAAGAACGGGAAGATTTCGGTCCAGTCGCCGGTCGGGAAGGCGCTGATCGGGCGCCGCGTCGGCGACCTGGTGGAGGTCACCACCCCGGCGAAGGTCGTGGAGTATGAGATCCGCGAGATCCGGTTTGAAGAACTCTAA